AGCCATCAGTTTAGGGCAGGTGGGTGTTCAGGGCCAGAGGTCAGCTTAAAGCCCTGGCTTCACTGTGGTTTCTGAGTGGTCAGCAGTATAGCCCGACTCTCTCTGGGAAGACACAGGCCTGctcccctccattctccattgAGGACAAGAAAGTTCAGACTCAGAGCTGTGTTTGCTGAATTCTGGCCATGTTTGCTGAATCAGCAAAGGGGTTTCCAGGATAATCTTAGCCTGTGCCACACTGTGTTGGTCTCTGGCCTGGTCTCATCTAGACCTTTATGGCCACTGTGGGACAGAGGCTGTTTCTTGGGTTTCACAGCAATCCTGGTCCCAGGGGCTGGGAGCCTGTGCTCAGGATCCTACATTGTCAGGCCTGAAAGTTCCCTTCTGTCCTAGGCTTTGAAGGGACAGATACCCATGGCCTTTCCCATGATGAGTGAGGGATTTTCTGGTAGGGTCACCACACAGACCCTGAGTGTCAGCTATGTCTCTTCAGCACAGACCCTGATTCCTATATGGCATTGGTCAAACACATGGGCCTCTGAACTTAACTGTGAATGAGTTCCCCTTATTCACCTTGACTGATTTATTCCCTCCCCAATAAACGTGAACCAGGCTGAATTGGGTTTCTTCACTTCAATTCTATCAACATTTGGGGTGGTGTTATTCTTTGCTGTGGATTCTGTTCTGTGTATAATATGATGCTTGTCCCTGGTCTCTGGCCACTAGGTAACCAGTAGCAGCCCTCCTGTTGGGACACCCCACATATTTCCAGACATTATCAAATGTCTTCCAGGGAACAGAATAGCCCCAGGCTTAGAACCCCTGAAGTGATCTGTGGTGACAGGCATTGGAatgatggttatgctaagagtATGGGTAATTGACTGGGTGGGAAAAGGATTGAGGAGCTCCTTTGAGTACTTTTCAAGTCTTCTGAGTGGCAGCCCTACAAGCAAAAACATGCTCAGAACTTCACATATTGTTAGAAAATGCATTAAGCTGGTCACTTATTGTTTTCTAAGCTTCAAAATTTATTTCTGTATATTCTCACATTGGGTTTACTATGGAGATACCAAAAGTATAAATATTTACTTTGGACTTGGTAGCATTTGAGTGTATCCCAGACCTTTTCAGAGCTTTTGCAATCATGAAGATCCATCTGAGTCAAtttggaatatttaaaaaattccaaaCATGTTTCTATTCAGAGATCACATAATGCTTTCTAGGAGATCTACATTATTCaacttagattttttaaaattattattatcagagcactgctcagttatggcttGTAGtggcactggggatcaaacttgggatcttaaATCCTCATGCACAAGAgttgtttgtataaccatgaaGCTATCTCCCAGGTCTTcaacttaaaatataaaaaaaaattccaaacaagATTATATTCATAGATTATATACTGTGTTCAAGACCTCTCTTTGGAACCAACCGAtcaaataaacagataaacaaaataaaacaaaaccctgGAAACCAACAAGGGaatcaaatttttttctttattgggggactaatagtttatagtcaacagtaaaatacagtagtttgtgcgtGTGTAACATTTtccagatttccacataacaatttaaacccctgacccccctctaggtcctctgtcatcatattccaggacctgaacccttcccctcaccccagagtcttttactttggtgtaatacaccaacagGGGCATTAATTTTATTAGTACCTCTACTCGACAAATAAAAATGTCATTAGTGTGACACGTATGATATGCACATTTTACTATATGAAAAATACTTCGAGAAGTGAACCCTAATGTCATTGAGAGGCATGCTTGGACTTCAGTACTGACTCTGTGCTTAAGGCCCAGACTTTTTGTGTTCACAGGGGGTTGGCCATGGGACCACCTCATTGCCTGAGGTAAAGACCTGAGACAGTGAgggtgtggtggtgggggtagtGGTTGAGAGTGTGAACTGTTACAATATGGAGGGTCACTTCCCTTTTCTGTGCTGAAGTTTCCCCAGCTGTTTTATATGTCTCTTGAGGCCACTATCATTGTGACTTTATCTGTTGGTCTCTGAGCTTCCCCATCCCTGGTCCCCAGCCTCAATACTTTCAAGGTAGTCTGTCCTCTAAGACCACTGGAGTAGAGAAATGATGAGAAAGAGGCAGGCCCTTCCAGTAAGCAttttagaaatggaaagaagggagACTGAGGGCTGTGGTGACCCTGCAAAGCACTGGGACACTTTGCAGCCACCCCTCCCTTAATAGAGGCTCAGTGTTCTAATATCGGGTGGGGCTCAGAACCTGGGGAGTGAGTTCCCTATGTGGAGAGGCGAGATAGAATCCAGGTGTCAAAAGGGTAGTCCTAAGAAGAATACAGATCCTCTGATTCATCCCCGTTTGTTTGGATTAAGAGAAAAAGCCACCACCCCCCCAAGGCACAACCCACCCCATACATAGTAGTAGCTGGGCTGGTGGGAAACAGAAAGACAATTGGCAGCAGTCagagggtggggaagggaggagggaagatgggGCTATTGTCCAACCCCTCTGGAGGTGTATAAAAGGCCTCTGATCTAGGGAAGAGCCACCATCCTCAGCCCAGGCCAAGCCAATCTCCTGTCCTCACCTGTTTGCTCTCCATTTGCTCACTGTCACCATGAGCTGCCGCATGCAGAGCTCCTCTGCCAGCTATGGAGGTGGTTTTGGGGGTGGCTCTTGCCAGCTGGGAGGAGGCCGAGGTGTCTCTACCTGCTCAACCCGGTTTGTCTCTGGAGGATCATCTGGGGGCTACGGGGGAGGCATGAGCTGTGGctttggtggtggtgctggtagTGCTTTTGGGGGTGGCTGTGGAAGTGGCTTTGGAGGTGGTTTCGGAGGTGGCTTCGGAGGCAGCTTTGGTGGGGGCTTTGGCAGTGGCTTTGGTGACTTTGGTGGTGGCGATGGTGGCCTCCTCTCTGGCAATGAGAAGATCACCATGCAGAACCTCAACGACCGCCTGGCCTCCTACCTGGACAAGGTGCGTGCCCTGGAGGAGGCCAACGCCGACCTGGAGGTGAAGATCCGTGACTGGCACCTGAAGCAGAGCCCCTCCAGTCCTGAGCGTGACTACAGCCACTACTACAAGACCATTGAAGAGTTGAGGGACAAGGTGAGACCTTGGGTGTCAAAGAGGTTCCTCCTTGCTTGGCAGAGACTTGAAGACCAGGAAGTCCAGTGTCCTAGCAGCTCAGGAGATGCAGTTTGGAGGCAATGCTCACTGCAGGGGGAATGTACTATCCTGACCATCACCAAACATCTCTACTCTTGATGGGCTTTCTCACACCTGGATCCTTAtatgttttatccttgttgtcacACATGTCAACACTTTTATAGTCACTGCCTTCCAAATAGTTCTGTTATTTGTGACTTGATCTCTGTAATCCTAACCTGTTGGGTTATTTGGAAACCATGACAGTTTTTAAAAGTCACTGGGAATGACTAAAATCAACAGAACATGGAGCTTACAGGTTTATTTAGTGACCTGAGACAATTTATTTTGCGGGGAGCCTGTTTCAATTTCTGTTCTCATTAGCTACAACCAGGTATGTGTGTGGTGGCGGTGGGGGCGGCAGAGGCTTAGGCAGTGCTAAACCACAATTCCCTCCATCAGGCTCCAACCATCATGGTGTCACACCAGCTTGTTGAAGCAGAAATGTGCCTGCCTGGGCTTATCCTCAACTACGTGGGGTAGATTTTAGGTGCTTTGAAATATAAAAGTTTAGATAGAAGAATTCAAGTGGATGGAATATTTGTTGGCTTTTCCCACTGCTTAGCTGGGAGAACGGCTCCAGTGAAGTTCTGAACTATGCGGAGTCAGCTAGATCCCTCAGATGTTAAGGAGAAGCCCCTTATGACAGTGGCCTGGACTGCTTGTTAGGCTGAGGCTGTCAGATGTGTTTAACCAAAGATGTTCCTAGTCAGGCTATTGCTCTGAAAAGTGTTCCTTGCGAGATCATTCCTGCAAATGTATAGCCTGATTGCCCTCATCATGATCAGTGATCAAAGTCTAGAGTAATAGGACAAACTGAAGGGATTTGTCTCATCCCTTCCTTTACAGAAGAGGAACTGAGATCCAGAAGACAAGTGACTTATCCCAGCACACTAGGACAGCAAAGAGATAGTCTCTTGTCTGGATCTTCTCAGTTCTCCCTAGGAACTTGGAATACTGAGATATTGGTTACCATTTGTTTTTTGCAGATCCTGGCGGCCACCATTGATAACAACCGGGTCATCCTGGAGATTGACAATGCCAGACTGGCTGCAGATGACTTCAGGCTCAAGTGAGAttatttccctcctttctttttctgtgcaatcTCTTACAGACAAATACTCATTTGAATGGTGCAACTGGAATATCTCAGAATGAAGGTTTAGGGGACGGGAAGTGTCTAATATCATGCTTGTGTTGCATTCCCAATTAAAAATATACCTTGTAGGTATGAGAATGAACTGACCCTGCGCCAGAGTGTGGAGGCCGACATCAACGGCCTGCGTAGGGTGCTGGATGAGCTGACTCTGTCCAAAACAGACCTGGAGATGCAGATTGAGAGCTTGAACGAGGAGCTGGCCTACATGAAGAAGAACCATGAGGAGGTGAGATGGGGGCACAGGCCTGCCATGCCTGAATCACCtccagggagaaagaggagatttGTACTGTGGAATCTGGAAGTGTTTTCCAGAACTTTCTGGCAGCATGCAGAGCCAAAGAAGGATGAGCAGCTGCTAGACAATATTCTTTTCTGTCCCCACAGGAGATGAAGGAGTTCAGCAACCAGGTGGTAGGCCAGGTCAACGTGGAGATGGACGCTACCCCAGGCATCGACCTGACCCGTGTGCTGGCTGAGATGAGGGAGCAGTATGAGGCTATGGCAGAGAAGAACCGGCGCGATGCTGAGGAATGGTTCAACCAGAGGGTACCTGATCTCTTACTCCACATAGCCAGGGGCTGCCTGGGCCTGCTAGCTGGTCTCCTCCATCACCTTCTCCCCACTTGAATTGCAGAGCGCAGAACTGAACAAGGAGGTGACTTCCAGCACTGAAATGATCCAGACTAGCAAGACAGAGATCACAGAGCTCAGACGCACGCTGCAGGGCCTGGAGATCGAGCTGCAGTCCCAGCTCAGCATGGTATACCTGGGACACCCTGCCTGGCAGCAGCTGCCTGAAAGCCTCGCCCTGCTCTGGCTTCTCCCTGACTTCTCTGTCACCTCCCCAACAGAAAGCTGGCCTGGAGGGCACAGTGGCGGAGACGGAGTGCCGCTACGCCATGCAGCTGCAGCAGATCCAGGGGCTCATCAGCAGCATCGAGGCCCAGCTAAGCGAGCTCCGCAGTGAGATGGAGTGCCAGAACCAGGAGTACAAGATGCTGCTGGACATCAAGACGCGGCTGGAGCAGGAGATCGCCACCTATCGCAGCCTGCTGGAGGGCCAGGACGCCAAGTAGGTCCTCCCTGAGTGATGATGGAACCAGAGCAGGAAGAACCTTTGAGATCAAGCTCCCTGGAATCAGGACAAGAGGGAGCTTGCTTAAGCTTAAACATCCTGGAAGAAGACCCAGGCTCTGAACCGCTTCTGTTCTCTTGAATCTGATCCTGGGGCCACTTCCTAGGCAGACTACTGAGATGACCTTTAAGTGTTCTCATTCAGTCTCTGGCTTAGACCTGCAGGGACAGGGTCTATGCAGAGGGTGTCTCAGAATGGAAATGTTAGCCTGGATTCAGGTTTGCTAAGTTAAGCTATGAAAATGGTGACTGAGTTGCACCTTAGAGACTTGCAGAGGGTAGGCCATCCCTGTGGGCTCAGGGGAGGGGCGGAGAGGGGGTGAGCCAGAGGGAGGAGGACAAAGCTTCTGGCAAAAGTTCTGAATCTTGGACTGCCTGACATTTCTTCCAGAGGCCTCACAGATAAAAGAGGCAGGTAGACAGACAAACCTGGCAGACTCCTGATGAGGGAGCAGTATGAGCCCTTGGATCTGGGGAGGGAGGGTACATTTAAGTAAAATAAACCCCACTCTGGAACCCAAATGAAGATCTGAGTCACTCTGTGTAAGCACAGGTGAGCACTTGCCCCTGGCTACTTTTCACTCATGgctgcttctctcctctccccaggaTGACTGGTTTCACCTCTGCAACCACTGGAGGTATCTCAGCAGGTGAGAATGGGGTGGGGTGTGGCAGGTGGAGGTGGGGTTTGGAGGGGGCTAGGCTGGTTGTGCAGACTCAGAGTCAGGAGGGAAGGGGCTGGGTTGTAAGCTATCATTGGctcctttgctttcttttcaaAATAGGTGGCTCTGCCCCTAGAAAGCCATGGGGCTGTCCTGGTGAGAATCCAATAACATAGGGTCACCATTAACTAAGGGAACCACTTAGGGTGGTTGGGTCCTTCCAAGGAGGCGCCTCTCTGGTATGaacatctcttgcctctttcATTTCCTAGGGAGCTCCAGCAGCACCGTTAATGCCTCCACCACTCGCCGTCCTTCTGAAACCAACCGCAGGAATTAAACCTGCCCCTCGCCCCTTCCTCTGACTTCAGCACCTAGAAGAAATAGAGACGGGGGCTCAGTCACTCTGACCCCAGGACCCTCGCCTACTCTCTGAACCTTGGGTGCTCAGAGCTCTCTGCAAGGCTCTCCCTCTTACCCACTTTCTCAGatttctttgcttctctcctaaaacaaacaaacaaaaaaggatgaATCAATAAAGTTTCCAGCCTATTTGCAAATGTATTTTTGATTCTGGCTTGATTTTTGTGGGCAGTGCCTGCCAAGGCCCTGgtacatgagtgtgtgtgtgtgtggtgatacTGTGAGTTGAATGTTGTAGTGAGGTACTAAGTGTCTTATTATCCTCACCCCAACTTCAGCCCCAGAAGCTCCCTGTTGGGAAGAATGTAAGGCTCATACAATAAGGCACAGGTGGACTAATGGCCAAGTGGGATGTAGGCGGCTCACTGATGATGGTAGCCAGCAAATGGGCACATGGCTACACATGAACTAGGCTACCAGCTCATAGAAGCCCCAATAACAACTTGGCAGTGGAGTGTTAACAGTCAAGTGATGAGAAAATTTGGGGAAAATGGAAGGGGCAGAGGTAATTTTGGGAGAATAAGGCCCAAGGTAATCAATCATCCCTCTGGCTCCTGTTTGCCACAGAGAGGACTGGCTTTCTAGAGGTTGGGGATCCAGACCCACAGTTCCCACCGCTCACCCCAAAGTCCTACATCTCAAACTACTCAGAAAATCCATGTGTCCTCCCATTCTCTCTTTGCTCCATTGTCTACACCCCTCCTCTGGGTCCTGCACCCCACCTCTTAGGGCAACCCACTCAGAGCTGCAGCCTCCTCTGGCTGAGTTCACCCCTGGAATTTTGGGTAGatgctctttctcttttccttttcatccTCTTCTTGGACTGCCAGGATGTCTCCAGGGCTATAGTGGC
Above is a window of Erinaceus europaeus chromosome 12, mEriEur2.1, whole genome shotgun sequence DNA encoding:
- the LOC132541925 gene encoding keratin, type I cytoskeletal 13, which produces MSCRMQSSSASYGGGFGGGSCQLGGGRGVSTCSTRFVSGGSSGGYGGGMSCGFGGGAGSAFGGGCGSGFGGGFGGGFGGSFGGGFGSGFGDFGGGDGGLLSGNEKITMQNLNDRLASYLDKVRALEEANADLEVKIRDWHLKQSPSSPERDYSHYYKTIEELRDKILAATIDNNRVILEIDNARLAADDFRLKYENELTLRQSVEADINGLRRVLDELTLSKTDLEMQIESLNEELAYMKKNHEEEMKEFSNQVVGQVNVEMDATPGIDLTRVLAEMREQYEAMAEKNRRDAEEWFNQRSAELNKEVTSSTEMIQTSKTEITELRRTLQGLEIELQSQLSMKAGLEGTVAETECRYAMQLQQIQGLISSIEAQLSELRSEMECQNQEYKMLLDIKTRLEQEIATYRSLLEGQDAKMTGFTSATTGGISAGSSSSTVNASTTRRPSETNRRN